TGTGTATCGAAAGATCTACTTTGGTAGAAATCCTTGGTCTCAAATAGGAAATTGTTTCTTCGATGACTTGGTAGAGATTTTCTGGCTGAATAACTGGCTTGCTTCCGATGCTGCTAAATCGTTCGGTGACCATACGTAACTTCACCACATCTTTATCCATTTCTTGGATGATTTCCTTGTTTTCTTCCCAAACGGGAGAATTTCTTAAATAGTCAATCCAAGCCATCAAGGATGCAATAGGAGTTCCGAGTTGATGAGCAGTTTCTTTAGTCAATCCAGCCCAAACACGGTTTTGCTCAGCAATTTTGCTTTGATTAAAAAGGGCATAAGCCAAAGCCCCAAAAACCAATATGACAGCAAGCTGGATATAAGGATAAAATCGAAGGTTAGTGAGTAATTCTGAATTCCTATAAAAGACCCGAACGTCCGCTTCTTGTAAGGTAATGGGGTCGTATTCCTCCTGCATTTCCTGCAGCTCCTTTTCCAAGGTCTTTAAAGAATCGCTAGAGGAAGCATTTTTTTTAAATGTGATATTCCGAAACTCCAAAGGAGTCCCTTCCGAATCCACCATAATTATGGGAATGGAATGGTTTTGTTGGATAATCTCTTGATTGATAAAAGTTAGATTTTCTGAAGTAGTCGCGGCATATTCCAGTGCTGAGGATAAAAGTTGAATTTGACGGTTTTCCCTTTCTCGAAGCTCAGAGACGAGATTATTGGTATACCAAATGGATCCAGTACCAATCAGAAATGAGACTAAAAAAACCAGCCATTTCACTTGTTTTTTATTCTGATAAAAATCGATTGATGTAAGATCCTGGAATCGGGCTTTCATGAAATTAGTTTACAGGCACAGGTACATAACCCCTAAATATGCTCAGCTAGTATAGACCAGGCAATGTTTTCTTGAGCATAGCTTGATTTGACTAGAAGTAAAATTAAAGGAAATCGCATATTAAAAAACAAGTGCATTCAATGAGGCACAAAATCCCTCCTCAATTTAAAAACAAAAAAACCGGCTCTATTTACCGGTTTTCTGAGATTATTGAGCTGTTTTTATCCATTTCCATAACGTCTTATAGGTTGGTTTTGTCCCGTGCATGAGGATACCAATTCGATAGATTTTCCCTGCAAGCCAAGTCGTCACCAGGAATCCTCCAATAAGTAAACCCACTGATAGAGCCAATTCCCAAAACGGAACCCCAAAACTTACCCTTCCCATCATCGCTATTGGAGAGGTGAGAGGAATAATCGACAACCAAAATGAAGTGGTACTATTAGGATCCTGTAAAACAAATACAAAAAGCCCCATATAGGCTACTATCAAAGGGATCGTAATCGGAAACATAAACTGCTGGGCATCAGAAGGAGCGTCAACAGCCGATCCAATCGCAGCAAATAAGGCTCCGTAAAGCAAATATCCTCCTAAGAAGTACACAATAAAAGAAGCCACTAAAGTGATAAAATCAATACCCTCAATTACAGCTAAAATCTCAGCTAACTCTCCTGGCTGGGGCGCTGATTGAGCCAATTCAGGATTTGCCATTTCCAAGGCTTGTTGTTGAGGCATCTGCATTCCCAACACACCCATTACAACAGAGGAAAGAGTACCTATTAGAAACACCCAAATCAGAAACTGTGTCAAACCTACCCCTCCAATACCGATGATTTTTCCCATCATGAGCTGAAAGGGTTTGAGCGAGGACACTAAAATCTCGATGATTCGGCTGGATTTTTCTTCGATGACTCCCTGCATAATTTGATTGCCATAGACGAAAATGAAGATGTAAATCAAAATACCGGCAACAAATCCCAAAGCATAATTCACCGTGGCATCGGTGACTTTTTCTTCCCCTTCTGCTCCCAAGGCAACAGACTGAATCGAAACACTGGTCCGAATTTCTTTTAAAATCTGAGGGTCAATTCCTTCTTGATACAAGCGCTGGTCTTCAATCTTACGTTTTAAAGCTGACTCCAGATAACTCATCAAATTCATACTTGGATTTTCGGTCCCAAAAAACTGAATCCCTTTGGGATCAGCAAGGTCTATTTTAGGGATATATAAGAATCCATATCGCTCCCCATCCAGTACCATTTTTTTGGCTTCCTCTTGATTCTGCACAGAAGAGGTAAAGGCATATTGCTCCGAACTCTCCATGAAAAACAAGTCGGTTTCATCAATGACTTCAATGATTCTCAAGGATTGATTTTCCTTTTCCTGCACCGCAATCCAAACAAAAATGGCCATGATGGCAGGAAATATTAAAGGCGTCAAAAGCGTCGCAATGAGAAAGGACTTCTTTTTCACCCGAGCCAAGTATTCTCGCTGAATGACCAATAAAATTTTATTCATGTCCTGTCGCTTTTACTTGTTGAATAAAAATCTCTTCCATGCTGGGCACTAATTCTCTGAATCCAACCACTTGTCCATATTGCATCAACTCAATCAATAAATCATTGGAAGATTTGCCTTCCAAGGCAAGTGAAAATTCTACCCAGCTTCCTTTTTCGGTCACATTCCAATTTTCGGGAAGCGTTTGATTCAGGTTTGTCAAAGAAACCAAATATTGATTTGATCTGAATTGGGATTTTATTTCCTGGATGGAGCCGTCTAAGATCTTTCTGGATTTATGAATCATTGCAATTTGATCACAAAGGAGCTCCACGGATTCCATCCGATGGGTACTCAGGATCACAGTAGTTCCTGATTCTTTAAGCTCTAGAATTTCATTTTTTATGATTTCAGCATTCACAGGATCAAAGCCAGAAAAAGGTTCATCTAAAATCAACAGTTTAGGCTGATGGATTACCGTAGAAATAAACTGGACCTTTTGTGCCATTCCTTTTGACAAATCCTCAATCTTTTTGTCCCTCCAGGAAAGAATGTCAAGTTTTTGAAGCCACAATTTGACTTTTTCCTGAGCATCAGATTGGGAAAGCCCCTTAAGGCGAGCGAAATAAATCAGCTGATCCCAGACTTTCATCTTTTTATAAAGTCCTCGCTCTTCGGGTAAATAGCCAATTTTCCGAATATCATCGGGGGTGAGCAACTTTCCATCCAACTCCACTGAGCCGCTATCCTGCTCAATAATCTGGTTGATGATTCGAATTAAAGTCGTTTTTCCTGCCCCATTGGGTCCTAGCAACCCAAAAATTACACCTTCAGGAACTTCTAAACTTACGTCTTTTAAAGCCTGATGCTTTTCGTAGGTTTTATTAAGGTTGGAAATTTGAAGCATATGATTAGTCAACGGTAAGAGAACCTACCCCCACGTCTAAGATCAATTCGAGTAGTTTAGGATCAGATCCTTTATACCCTTTTGACACGTAAACTCCTTTTTCTAGGCTTTTGAGAGTCTTAGGCAAGGAGGTTCGGCACATGGGAGTCGTCTTGAGCTTGATTCGAAATGGGATATTTTCGGGAGGGAGCTTGACGTGAAGAGTTCCTCCACTGATTGCCGCAATTACTTGACTTGGTAGTCCCATTCCATCCGAAAAATTTAAATCAATCGAACCATAATTGACTTCAAAAATCATCCGTTTGGCATTTGAAAAATTAGCATTCGAAATATCGACCGACCCCATATTAACCAGAACCAAAAGGGTGTCCATTTCGACTTGATTGGGTTTTAGCTCACCATAACTAATGCTAACATCAGCACTGGCGCTTTTTACTTTAAAATTTGAAACGTGTATTTGGGATAGATCGAAATCTGCTTTCCCCATTCCCAAATTAAAATTGAGATCATATAAAAAATTAGATGCCAATCCAACATCCCAAGTATGTTCAAAGGAATCTTCCGAACTGAATAATTTGGAGGTAATGCTCTTCCCTAGATTATTGGACTCAACATTTTTATGGTCCATTTGAGCCTGTAGCTTGTTATTGGCAATTCTGTACGTGAAATCAGGAAGAATATTCGATTTCTGCAAATGCCCGTGGATATAAATGGGATCTTGCGAAACCACACGTTTTAGCTGTGTAATACTTTTATAAGAGGCAAAATCCAACCTCACCAAATCAAACCCTTTTCGCTCGGAGACTTTATATTCCTTTACTAGTTGTGCTTGACCGGGAAATGCCCCAATGGATATCCAGAAAAGAAGCAGACACAGTTTTTTCAGCATACGGTAAGGTTACGGGCGACCCTTCAAAAGGTTTTTAAAAATATAAAAAAAGCCGGACTTGAGTCCGGCCATCAATTTTTTAGAAGAATTCCTTCATTTTATCGAAGAATGATTTTTCCTTTCCTTGAGGGTTAGGCCTGAAATTCTCGGCATTTCTAAGCGATTCAAGCGTGTTTCTTTCCTCTTTTGTCAGTTCAGTCGGAGTCCAAACATTGACCATAATCAATTGGTCCCCTCGTGAATAGCCATTGATATCTTTAATTCCCTTTCCTTTCAAACGAAGCATTTTGCCACTTTGAGTACCCGGGTCAATTTTTATTTTAACTTTTCCGTCGATTGTAGGCACCTCCACAGAATCCCCCAAGGCAGCTTGGACGAAGGAAATATGGAGATCATAAATCACATTATTTCCGTCACGCTGAAGGGTTTGATCTTCAGCCTCCTCAATAACGATGAGTAAATCGCCTGGAATTCCACCCGGAATTTCATTCCCTTTTCCAGACATACTTAACTGCATGCCTTCTCCAACTCCTCCAGGAATATTAATCGTGATGATTTCTTCCTTCACGATCAAACCTCTAGAATCCGCCTCTGCCGGCTTTTTATCTACGATCTGACCAGATCCGCCACAGACAGCACAGGTACTTGCCGAAACCATTTGGCCTAGCATGGTATTAACCACCTTTTTGACTTGACCTGTACCTTGACAAGAAGAACAAGATTGGAAAGTTACTCCAGGAGCAACTACGTGGCGTTTAACCTTTATTTTTTTCTCAACTCCATTGGCAATTTCCTGAAGATTGAGTTTAAGCTTGACGCGAAGATTTGTGCCTTTTTTAGTTCTTCGGCCTCCACCGCCACCAAAAAACGACCCAAAACCACCACCTCCAAAAATATCTCCAAACTGAGAGAATATGTCTTCCATATTCATCCCTCCTCCACCAAAGCCGCCGTTTCCTCCTAAACCTTGATGGCCAAATTGATCATATCTGGCTTTTTTGTCAGGGTTACTCAAGACTTCGTATGCTTCAGCAGCTTCCTTAAACTTATCTTCAGCCTCAGGATTGTCTGGGTTTTTATCGGGATGATATTGAATAGCAAGCTTGCGATAAGCTTTTTTTATTTCATCAGCAGTGGCTGATTTGGAAACACCCAATACCTCGTAATAGTCTCTTTTTGCCATGATTTATGCTCCTGTTACGACTTTTGCATATCGTACTACTTTATCTCCAAGGGTATATCCCTTTTCAATTACATCTATGACCGCACCTTTCATCTCCTCTGTTGGAGCTGGAATCTGGGTAATCGCCTCTTGTGTGTCTGGATTAAATGGTTTTCCAATCAGATCACCCATTGCCTGAAGCCCCTTTGATTCTAGAATTTTGATCAACTTATGAAAAATCAATTCATTCCCTTCTTTGATTTTCATCGAGTCAGTTTCATTCGCAGATGCTTTAAGTGCTCGTTCAAAATCATCTACTACGGGAATTAAATCCTTCAAAACATCTTCAGAAGCGGTTTTGATCAAATCCAATCTCTCTTTTGCTGTCCGTTTTCTGAAATTTTCAAAATCGGAATACAGTCTCAAGTACTTATCCTTTAATTCAGCTACTTCAGCTTCCAATTTTTGTTCAGAATTTTCTGGTATAACATCTTCAATTTTTTCAGAAACCTCTTCCTGAGTCGATTCATTGGCGGTAGATTCTTCCACCGCTTGGTTCATTTCCTGATCCAATTGTTCCTTATTTTCCATAATTAATTTTCAACTAGTTGGCTGTCTTCGGGTATCAAGGATATTGCCAGATAGGATTTTCTGACAAAGTGACATTTTTAGGAATGGATGGCCTGCCAGATCAAATCCTTGAGTTTTTCCAAATTATACTGACTGACAGAGGAAATAAATACGTAGGGAATACCTTTCGGAATTTCCTGCTCCATCTCTTTTATAAGTACTTCATCGAGCATATCAGATTTTGAAATAGCAAGAATTCGTTTTTTATCAAGCAGCTCAGGATTATATTTCTCAAGCTCATGAAGCAGAATTTGATATTGGGCATTCAAATCTGGAGCATCTGCAGGAATCATAAACAGTAATATGGAATTACGTTCAATGTGGCGCAAAAAACGAATTCCAAGACCTCTACCTTCAGCAGCACCTTCAATTATTCCAGGAATATCTGCCATGACAAAAGATTTATCATCCCGATATGCTACCACCCCTAAATTAGGCACTAATGTAGTGAAGGGATAATCGCCTATTTCAGGTCTTGCTGCAGAAATAGACGATAATAGCGTAGATTTCCCTGCATTTGGAAAGCCTACCAAACCTACATCAGCTAATAATTTTAATTCTAGAATAATCCACTCCTCAATCCCAGCTTCACCTGGCTGAGCAAAATGTGGGGCTTGGTTGGTGGCTGTTTTGAAATGATCATTTCCAAGACCACCTCTGCCTCCTCGGGTCAAAATAACCTCTTGACCATCTTCCGTAATTTCAAACCTTTTTTCTCCGGTTTCGGCATCCTTGGCAACAGTTCCAAGGGGAACATCGAGAATTATATCTTTACCATCCGCCCCTGTTCGTCTTCCTCCTTCACCGCCCTTTCCAGCTTCAGCGATAACATGCTTTTTATATTTCAGATGCAGCAAGGTCCAATGTTGTGCATTACCTCTTAGAATAATGTGGCCTCCTCTTCCGCCATCACCCCCATCAGGTCCACCTTTTGGAACATGCTTTTCTCTACGAAAATGAACTGAACCAGCACCCCCTGCACCAGATCTTGAGCAGAATTTTACGTAATCTATAAAGTTTGAATCAGCCATATTTTGAAATAAAAAGGCTAAGCAATCATGCTTAGCCAAATTTCATTTTAGAAAACAAAGGTACAAAAACCCTTTGATCAATAGCTATCCATTACTTTCTTAATAGCACTGAATATCTCATCTATTTGACCTACTCCATTGATTTTCTCAAACTTATCTTGCTTAGAGTAGTATTCTGCAACTGGTAGCGTCTCGTCTAAATAAACTTTTATTCTGGTATTGATCTTTTCTTCATCTTGATCATCGACCCTACCCGAAGTTTTCCCTCTTTCTTTGATTCTTTCCTTCAATATTTCCTCTGGCACATCCAACGCTATCATCCCAGAAATTTGCATTCCATTTTTTTCAAGCATCACATCAAGAGCCTCTGCCTGAGCAGTGGTTCTAGGAAAGCCATCAAAAATAAATCCTTTACTATCCACCGTGGAATTTATTTTATCTTCCACCATACCAATAACAACCTCGTCAGGCACTAATCGCCCTTCATTCATATACTTCTTAGCTAGGTTACCTAGATCGGTACCTTCTCCTAGATGTTTTCTAAAAAGGTCTCCGGTAGAGAGATGGGTAAGCCCATACATGGCGATAATTTTTTCACTTTGGGTGCCTTTACCCGCACCAGGAGGGCCAAACAGAACGATATTAAGCATTGAAAGGATGTTTTATTAAGGAGTTGTGAGCTGATAAATGTGTGGAAGATTTCGTCCCAACCCATCATAATCAAGGCCATAACCGACCACAAATTTATTCGGAATTTCAAAACCCACATAATCTATCGCGTATTTATGCCGAAACGCTTCTCTTTTAAAAAGTAAAGTCGCGATTGCGAGTCTTTTGGGACGATGGCTACTAAGCTCTTTTAAAAGGTATTCCATACTCAATCCAGAATCCACAATATCCTCGATAATTAATACTGATTTTCCTTCGATGGACTCCTTGAGTCCGAGTAGTGACTTTACCTGACCTGTGGATTCGGTTCCTTGATAAGATGAAACTTTTATAAAGTCACAAACGAAATTTAATTCAATTCTTCGGACTAAATCTGCCATAAACAAAAAAGAACCATTCAAGACTCCCACTATAATTAGCTCATCACCATGGAATTCATCAGAAATGGCTCGACCTATCTGATTTATCCTTTCTTGAATTTGAGTATTGGAAAGATAAATTTCAAAGGTCTTATCAAGGATTGAAACTTTGGACATGTTTGAGTTTAAAGATTTGAAATAAGAAATCGATACAAATCCACCATAGATTGAAAGTCTTGCAAGGAAACTTTTTCATTGGGTGTATGGACGTGATCTTCTGCGGCACCAATAAAGCACCAATCTATTGCATAAGGAGAAAACTGAACTTCTCTACCATCACTTCCTCCGTAGGCTTCTACTTCTAACTGATAAGGAATTTTACTTTTCTGAGCTAAATCAATCACGCGATCTATGAATTTTTTCCTGGGAATGAATTTATCTCGTATGGAAATAACAACTCCCTCGTGATGTTGGACCCCTTCTGTGATCCAAGTGATATCAGAAATGAGAGCCTGTTTTATTGGTGCAGTTTTTTGAATAAAATCAAGAAGAAAGGGCATACTTCCTCCACCATGTTCTTCATAGGTAGAAAAAACCACCCAGCCATCCTTAATAGTTTCACATTGTAATAAAGCATTATATACTCCAAGCCTATTATCTAAATACGCTGCCTGAATAAAATTCTCGTCAACACGAATATTCTGTTTGAATGAAAGCCGTGTTCCAACATCAATTTTTCTTGGAAAATCATGGAAAACACCTTCTTCATCTCCCAAAAGTGCGCAATCAATCTCTCCGTATTTATCTTTTCCAATCAATTTTGAGCTAGGAATGATTTCTGGTCCTCCAACAGGAATTAACTGATTCGTATATCTGACCATAAACCCGATGGTGTCCATGTGCGCAAAAACAGCCGTACGGGGATTTCCAAATTTTAACAAAATACAATCATGGAATTCCTCACCTGAATAAATTTCAGGTGTAACACTCCAAGACTTTTTCCGTTTTCCGATGTAGGTTAGTAAAAAATCCGTGAATTCGCCTTCATCCCCAGATACGGACTGAATATTTAATAATTCGTGTAAAAATTTCATTTTGGCATTAAATCTGTTAACATTTGAAATATATATTTGCCTTCGTCAGCAATTATTCATTTCTTAACAAAGGTATTTCAAGAAATACTATAGATTTGCAGAACGATAAAAGTTTATAAATTTGTCGAAACATCCATCAATCACTAAAAAATTTGAACAAAAATTTTTTATCATGAAAAAAATTATACTCTCATCCCTAATCGCTGGTGCTTTGGCTTTCGGAGCTAATGCCCAAGAGTTTAACAAGTGGTCTGTTGAATTCGGCCTTGGACCAAACAAACCTATGGCACCTCTGGCTGGAGGATACCTATCTCCAACTTTAAACATTGGGCATGCCGAATTAGGTGTTCGCTACATGTTTAATGAAAAATTCGGAACCAAATTGGATTATGGTTTTGGATCATTTAAAGAGGTAGATGGACATAGCCCAAGCTTCAACACCAAATATTTTAGACTAAACCTTCAAGGGGTGGCTAACATTGGTAGAATCATGAACTTTGAGTCATTCTCAAGAAAATTTGGAATGCTTCTTCATGGCGGTGCCGGTATTGGATTAGTTAACCCTGAAGAAAATCTTTACAATGATTTCAACGACAATGTATACACCCTAATCTTTGGAGTGACTCCTCAGATTAAGTTGAGTGAAAAAGTAGCCTTAGTCGGTGACATTTCAACAATCTTAAATGGTCGTCAAACAGTGACTTGGGATGGTTCTACAGCAATCCGTCCTGACATCAGCAATGGTTTTTATGGAGCTAACGGTACTTGGTGGACTGGAACTTTAGGATTGAATATCTACCTTGGTAAATCTGAGCAACATGCTGATTGGTATATCGCCGCAGACAAGTATGCAACCAAAGAGGAATTAGCTACTCAAATCAATGGAATCAAAGACATGCTTAAGGATTCTGACGGTGATGGTGTTCCTGATTATTTGGACAAAGAACCAAATACTCCAGCAGGTGCTCGTGTAAATTCCGCTGGTACTACCCTTGATTCTGACGGTGACGGAACTCCTGACCACGTTGACAAATGTCCATTCTTGCCTGGTCCTGCATCTACAAATGGATGTCCAGTTGAGGAAATCAGAGAAGAAGTTGATTACTTGAAAAAGGCGATCAACGATGGCTATGTAAATGTTTATTATGCATTCGACAGCTCCAAACCACTAGGATACTCCATCAGTGCCGCAAATTATGTAGCTAACTTCCTTAAGAGAAATCCTGGTGTGAGTGTAGAGGTGAAAGGTTATGCTGATGAATTAGGCCCAGAAGATTACAACATCAAGCTTTCTGAGAAAAGAGCCAAAGCGGTATATGACATTTTGGTTGCCGCAGGTGTTGATGCATCTAGACTTTCTTACAAAGGATATGGAGAAGATACCTCTGTTGACAAGGCTTCTGCGGATGCAAGACAAATGGCAAGAAGAGCAAGCTTCGAAATCAAATAATCTAAAATCTTCAGATATAAGCCCGGCCAAATTTGGTCGGGCTTTTTTGTTTCACTTCGGTGAACTTGATTACCTTTGGTTTGAATTACCAGAATCTAAACAATTCCATGAAAAAATCAATTTTCTTCATTCTCTCAATCCTCCTAGTTTCCCAAGTTTATTCTCAAACAGAGTTTAATAAGTGGTCGATTGAACTTAATGGCGGGTTTAATAAACCAATGGGCCCGCTTACGCCAGGGTATTTCTCTCCAACCTTGAACATTGGCCATACCGATTTTGGGGCTAGATATATGTTCAATGAAAAATTTGGATTAGCGACCACATTTGGATTTGGAAAATTCAGAGAAGCAAAAGGTACGACACCATTTGAGTCTAGCTATTTCAATTTCGGAGTACTTGGAGTGATGAACTGGGGAAGATTACTAAATCTAGAATCCTTAACTCGAAAGTTCACCTTACTATCAGAAGGAGGATTTGGAATGGGTGGATTAGATCCGCAAGCTCGAGTAATTCAGGATTTTGACACGGATTATGTATACAGTTTTACAGGAGGAATTAGAGCTTTGTATTCTATTTCTCCTCGAGTAAGCCTTCAAGGAAAAATAAATGCAACCGTTAATGGCCGTCAACGATTTACATTCGATGGTAATGAATTTAATCAGGATGGACGCCCATTTGATCCAGAGATTCCATATATCCATGCTACTGGAACATGGTGGGCCGGCACTATTGGGCTTAACTTCTACTTAGGTAAAGCAGAACAACATGCAGATTGGTACATTGCTTCAGATAAGTATGCAACAAAAGATGAATTGAATGCTGCAGTAACTGAAATTAAAGACATGCTTAAAGATTCCGATGGAGACGGAATCGCTGATTATCTGGATAAAGAGCCAAATACCCCAGCTGGAGCTAGAGTGAATCAAAGCGGTGTAACTTTAGATTCAGACCAAGATGGAACACCTGATC
Above is a window of Algoriphagus sanaruensis DNA encoding:
- a CDS encoding sensor histidine kinase, whose translation is MKARFQDLTSIDFYQNKKQVKWLVFLVSFLIGTGSIWYTNNLVSELRERENRQIQLLSSALEYAATTSENLTFINQEIIQQNHSIPIIMVDSEGTPLEFRNITFKKNASSSDSLKTLEKELQEMQEEYDPITLQEADVRVFYRNSELLTNLRFYPYIQLAVILVFGALAYALFNQSKIAEQNRVWAGLTKETAHQLGTPIASLMAWIDYLRNSPVWEENKEIIQEMDKDVVKLRMVTERFSSIGSKPVIQPENLYQVIEETISYLRPRISTKVDLSIHSDAKDLDALMNKPLFEWVIENICKNAVDAMKGKGSIRIEILQDSDKYVIVDITDTGKGIEKKNFKKVFYPGFSTRQRGWGLGLTLAKRIVEGYHGGKIFVKNSELGKGTTFRIMLLGNLEDASQFITEGILEY
- a CDS encoding ABC transporter permease, coding for MNKILLVIQREYLARVKKKSFLIATLLTPLIFPAIMAIFVWIAVQEKENQSLRIIEVIDETDLFFMESSEQYAFTSSVQNQEEAKKMVLDGERYGFLYIPKIDLADPKGIQFFGTENPSMNLMSYLESALKRKIEDQRLYQEGIDPQILKEIRTSVSIQSVALGAEGEEKVTDATVNYALGFVAGILIYIFIFVYGNQIMQGVIEEKSSRIIEILVSSLKPFQLMMGKIIGIGGVGLTQFLIWVFLIGTLSSVVMGVLGMQMPQQQALEMANPELAQSAPQPGELAEILAVIEGIDFITLVASFIVYFLGGYLLYGALFAAIGSAVDAPSDAQQFMFPITIPLIVAYMGLFVFVLQDPNSTTSFWLSIIPLTSPIAMMGRVSFGVPFWELALSVGLLIGGFLVTTWLAGKIYRIGILMHGTKPTYKTLWKWIKTAQ
- a CDS encoding ABC transporter ATP-binding protein, with amino-acid sequence MLQISNLNKTYEKHQALKDVSLEVPEGVIFGLLGPNGAGKTTLIRIINQIIEQDSGSVELDGKLLTPDDIRKIGYLPEERGLYKKMKVWDQLIYFARLKGLSQSDAQEKVKLWLQKLDILSWRDKKIEDLSKGMAQKVQFISTVIHQPKLLILDEPFSGFDPVNAEIIKNEILELKESGTTVILSTHRMESVELLCDQIAMIHKSRKILDGSIQEIKSQFRSNQYLVSLTNLNQTLPENWNVTEKGSWVEFSLALEGKSSNDLLIELMQYGQVVGFRELVPSMEEIFIQQVKATGHE
- the dnaJ gene encoding molecular chaperone DnaJ, with translation MAKRDYYEVLGVSKSATADEIKKAYRKLAIQYHPDKNPDNPEAEDKFKEAAEAYEVLSNPDKKARYDQFGHQGLGGNGGFGGGGMNMEDIFSQFGDIFGGGGFGSFFGGGGGRRTKKGTNLRVKLKLNLQEIANGVEKKIKVKRHVVAPGVTFQSCSSCQGTGQVKKVVNTMLGQMVSASTCAVCGGSGQIVDKKPAEADSRGLIVKEEIITINIPGGVGEGMQLSMSGKGNEIPGGIPGDLLIVIEEAEDQTLQRDGNNVIYDLHISFVQAALGDSVEVPTIDGKVKIKIDPGTQSGKMLRLKGKGIKDINGYSRGDQLIMVNVWTPTELTKEERNTLESLRNAENFRPNPQGKEKSFFDKMKEFF
- a CDS encoding nucleotide exchange factor GrpE, with the translated sequence MENKEQLDQEMNQAVEESTANESTQEEVSEKIEDVIPENSEQKLEAEVAELKDKYLRLYSDFENFRKRTAKERLDLIKTASEDVLKDLIPVVDDFERALKASANETDSMKIKEGNELIFHKLIKILESKGLQAMGDLIGKPFNPDTQEAITQIPAPTEEMKGAVIDVIEKGYTLGDKVVRYAKVVTGA
- the obgE gene encoding GTPase ObgE; translation: MADSNFIDYVKFCSRSGAGGAGSVHFRREKHVPKGGPDGGDGGRGGHIILRGNAQHWTLLHLKYKKHVIAEAGKGGEGGRRTGADGKDIILDVPLGTVAKDAETGEKRFEITEDGQEVILTRGGRGGLGNDHFKTATNQAPHFAQPGEAGIEEWIILELKLLADVGLVGFPNAGKSTLLSSISAARPEIGDYPFTTLVPNLGVVAYRDDKSFVMADIPGIIEGAAEGRGLGIRFLRHIERNSILLFMIPADAPDLNAQYQILLHELEKYNPELLDKKRILAISKSDMLDEVLIKEMEQEIPKGIPYVFISSVSQYNLEKLKDLIWQAIHS
- a CDS encoding adenylate kinase; translated protein: MLNIVLFGPPGAGKGTQSEKIIAMYGLTHLSTGDLFRKHLGEGTDLGNLAKKYMNEGRLVPDEVVIGMVEDKINSTVDSKGFIFDGFPRTTAQAEALDVMLEKNGMQISGMIALDVPEEILKERIKERGKTSGRVDDQDEEKINTRIKVYLDETLPVAEYYSKQDKFEKINGVGQIDEIFSAIKKVMDSY
- the hpt gene encoding hypoxanthine phosphoribosyltransferase; the encoded protein is MSKVSILDKTFEIYLSNTQIQERINQIGRAISDEFHGDELIIVGVLNGSFLFMADLVRRIELNFVCDFIKVSSYQGTESTGQVKSLLGLKESIEGKSVLIIEDIVDSGLSMEYLLKELSSHRPKRLAIATLLFKREAFRHKYAIDYVGFEIPNKFVVGYGLDYDGLGRNLPHIYQLTTP
- a CDS encoding aminopeptidase, with amino-acid sequence MKFLHELLNIQSVSGDEGEFTDFLLTYIGKRKKSWSVTPEIYSGEEFHDCILLKFGNPRTAVFAHMDTIGFMVRYTNQLIPVGGPEIIPSSKLIGKDKYGEIDCALLGDEEGVFHDFPRKIDVGTRLSFKQNIRVDENFIQAAYLDNRLGVYNALLQCETIKDGWVVFSTYEEHGGGSMPFLLDFIQKTAPIKQALISDITWITEGVQHHEGVVISIRDKFIPRKKFIDRVIDLAQKSKIPYQLEVEAYGGSDGREVQFSPYAIDWCFIGAAEDHVHTPNEKVSLQDFQSMVDLYRFLISNL
- a CDS encoding OmpA family protein; this encodes MKKIILSSLIAGALAFGANAQEFNKWSVEFGLGPNKPMAPLAGGYLSPTLNIGHAELGVRYMFNEKFGTKLDYGFGSFKEVDGHSPSFNTKYFRLNLQGVANIGRIMNFESFSRKFGMLLHGGAGIGLVNPEENLYNDFNDNVYTLIFGVTPQIKLSEKVALVGDISTILNGRQTVTWDGSTAIRPDISNGFYGANGTWWTGTLGLNIYLGKSEQHADWYIAADKYATKEELATQINGIKDMLKDSDGDGVPDYLDKEPNTPAGARVNSAGTTLDSDGDGTPDHVDKCPFLPGPASTNGCPVEEIREEVDYLKKAINDGYVNVYYAFDSSKPLGYSISAANYVANFLKRNPGVSVEVKGYADELGPEDYNIKLSEKRAKAVYDILVAAGVDASRLSYKGYGEDTSVDKASADARQMARRASFEIK
- a CDS encoding OmpA family protein, translating into MKKSIFFILSILLVSQVYSQTEFNKWSIELNGGFNKPMGPLTPGYFSPTLNIGHTDFGARYMFNEKFGLATTFGFGKFREAKGTTPFESSYFNFGVLGVMNWGRLLNLESLTRKFTLLSEGGFGMGGLDPQARVIQDFDTDYVYSFTGGIRALYSISPRVSLQGKINATVNGRQRFTFDGNEFNQDGRPFDPEIPYIHATGTWWAGTIGLNFYLGKAEQHADWYIASDKYATKDELNAAVTEIKDMLKDSDGDGIADYLDKEPNTPAGARVNQSGVTLDSDQDGTPDHLDKCPFLPGPSSTQGCPVEEIREQVDYLKKAITDNYVNVYFGFDSAKPLEFSISAANFVSNFLKKNPVVSLEIKGYADELGAEDYNIKLSERRAKAVYNILIASGIDSARLSFKGYGEDTSVDKSSPEGRQMARRVSFDIQ